A stretch of DNA from Hippoglossus stenolepis isolate QCI-W04-F060 chromosome 16, HSTE1.2, whole genome shotgun sequence:
TaacatcttggggcccagttaAGACTGTTCCTACTGATCAAGAGACATTGGCTGCAGAGTTCTGcagtttcttttatggtctggtgCAGGGCTTGTTCGTGGATtcccagatctttgagcaacgtgatggtggatgttgcattacgacccctgcagccaacctccacagggcgAACTATTGCCATTTCTGGCATCTATGGCATCTGGCATCTCATTCGCTTTGTCAACAGCATCCTCCCAGGGTACTGTAAATTCTATTAAGTAGACAACGTTGATGGTGTTGGACCAGAGTACCAGGTCTGGTCTTTGGATGGTGGTGACAATGTGTGATGGGACTTTTAGCGGCTAGTCTACATCCATCAGCATTTCCCAGTCTCGGGCATGCTCCAACTGCCCACtcctggtcagtggaggaggccctcgCTGTCCCTGTTCCCCTTCTCAGACAAAAGGTTTCTTTGGAACTGCGCTCTGTGTtttggatggcaaggcattggtGGCAGTTCTCTTTGTTTCAATAGTTGCTGCCAGGCATTTGAGTATGTGGTTGTGTCTCCATGTATACCTACCTTGTGTGAGACTTACTTTACAGCATGTGAGAATGTGTTTGAGGGTAGCTCGGGTTGAGCATAGTGAGCAGGATGGATCTTCATTCAGCCACTGCTGGAGGTTTCGTAATGAAAGCAGGAAGCTTCTGCCTGTTTCCATTTCCCACTGCCCCTGTTTTGCCTGAGTGACAGCCTGAGCACATCTTGTtgcctcctcctgctggacATCCAGGCCTACCAACTTTCGGCATTCTGATGGTGGTACCTTGTTCCAAAAAGGCCTACTCTGACATCGGCCTAAACCGCCCCTTCCTTGTTGAACATGGCCCACAACGTTAGCATGCTCGATTGCTGCCTTTGCCTGTTGAGTTGTTACTTTTGGTGTCCATTTCAGTCCTGTTGTCAGAGATAGAAATTACTTACTTCAGGAAACCATTGAGCTTTGTCTTCTCTTCATTTTGAAGTTTCATCTCGACTTCTTTCATTATGTCTTTCACTGTACACATGGATTCCTCTGccaaatacaaagtaaaaaaacattaagcaGGACCCATGAACTATTGTTTCCAAAATTTGcacaatgagaaaacaaagtgCCTCATCAGACTTTGACACCGACCACACTGCaaaaaaaggaatttaaaaaaagaacagtaatCTTGTTAAGCATGTTTTGCAGCAAATATTGAGCAAATTTTAACCACAAACTcctttgtttcctttattttaGGTTTCAGGCCATTTGAacaaattcatcattttaaaattacATCAAATAATTGTatctattttcatttcattgaaaaTGAGTGCTGCCAGACTGCCACATTTCAAACAGGAGGGCGAGGTCAGGTCAACATAATACATGCAGAGcaaaatagaaataattatTGTAATGTTATACGGTTAGAATAActggagtattttttttttgactgtTTTTGAAAAAGCCCTAACTCTGTCGAAAATTGCTTCTTAGTCTGTCAATGATTGACAATGTAGAAAGTGGTCTTGTCCTGAATGAGAGACGATAGATGGTTCTGACTTTTCAAAGAAGCTGaatttttgtaatgttttaattaaaataaaaaacctgaagTAAGATTGTTTCACTGGTCTTAATTTAAgacaaagttgttgtttttgaagaaattgtgtCTTATTTTAAGACTTATTAGGCTGATTCTCAATCTTACATcagttatatttttttaattctgctcCTTCAGGAAAAGATTTCTTATCAAAGccttaaaattaattaaaaaattagTTATATTGTTTCTTGGGGTGCCCACTAGATCAGCCGGTATTTTTTCTCAGTCTTGATTTAACTTTACTTGACTTAAATTTAATAGATTTCATGaataatatcataatattacaagaataaagttttgattcaatgaaaaaaaacataatatttgagaattaaataaaaataagtcataacattttaacagtaaagaaaaaaatagtttttcgGTATTAAGCAGCAAGAAGTTCGCTGGAGATCCACTCATTTaggatccaaaatcttgaaccaataTAATTGTTTCTTTAGAAACTCCGAAACGCCTTTTAATAACAATAGATGTAAGCGATGATTACCTTACAGTCAACAACcatcaaacatttcctcctctacAAAAGAGGCAACTTCCTTCAAGTCTGAGAGGatctttcctcttttatttgttGGCTTGATACAGGATAATTGGATTAAATGTAAcaatatttgatatatttccaACAGGGCTCTTTTTGCAGTGCAGCCAATGACAAAGTATTTTTTGTggcaaagatttaaaaacaggtaTTTGCTATACAAGGACATTTTCATATCAAAGatatttttgcatatttttattttgcatattgTAGGTTGCTATTGTTGAGGATCTAACATAAATACCTGTTGCAGAGTTGTACCGTTTACGTTTAACACTTGGTGACTGGCATTGGCTGGACTCCTCTCTAGGATCCATATCcatgtttccttgttttttatatacatatatatataaagggaAGCAAGAATAAGGTTGTTACAAGTTCTTctcaaaatattgaaatgtggTCTCTGTGTAGATAATAATACGATAAGATTTAAGATAGCTCACTTGTATCATTTGCTTCACTGGTGGATGGCAAAACCTGAGAATGAACATATATATTTGACtcttaaaacatttaatcaagaaacatcacaacagaaagaagaaatttGCTATTTTTACTTGAAATTGAGTGAAGCAATTTATTTGTAAAGACATTTTTcagcaaacacaataaatataatcTGTATGACTGCAATAAACGGTTCAGATTACACTTAACTGTGCAAAACTGTATGTAACTTACTTGAGTAGCTGAATTCATGGTTTCCTGTCTTGATGTAGTTGTGTTATAGTTTTTCTAGTAATGATAGAAAACATAATCGATAacagcagagacatttttataaaactcTATGTGTCCATCTATTGGCATCAGCATTATCAGAACCTTTAACACAAGTTCATGCTCCTTTTCCTGTCATATCCACTAGTATTTGTTTAAATCGTCTTAACAGTGCAGAATATTACCTTTAACAACATGAATTGTTGCTTGAATGTTGTCCTTGGTCCAACTTTTGGGATCAATTCTTTGATCCCTTCATCCTCAAGAATGTAAAAGCGGTCCTTTTTGATTTCATGATCTGTACAAATATTCAGGTGAAACaaattgttattgtttcattagGAGCCAAACGGGTGTTGGCACATTTGTTGGTTTAATCTGAAAGGACATGTCAGTCCCACAGAGTTAACATGGTTGGATTAGGTCATTGCATATTTGATTTCTTGTTGGACTTGATTTATTAGCTTATTGTACTCAGATAATTCtttcaattacacacacacctacagaaCAATCATTCCTATCAAGTGAATGAACGTGTCCTTaagtgtgtgaaaatgaaattgGTTTTTATTGCTGGTGCTTCTCATACGTTGTGAACACAGACTATGTGTGCACTGAGACTAATATGTCAGTATTAAACTCCTCAACAAAGGTGCAGcatttttatgtctgtgttaGTCGGTGATTCATTAACATATCTGTGCCCCCCAAAGATACATGGTTATACTTTACCTTTAAAAGTCTCTATCAACGTGCTGAGACCCCACTCACTTAGTTTGTTACGAACAAAATCATCCATGTCCAAGAAAAGAtactgaaaggaaaaacaaatattgaatcGGCCATTGTTGCTTTGACATTACTGAAACGTAGCCGATTGAATATTgatgagtgaaaacaaaatccatTGGAAAGTACATTAACCCAAATAACCAACTGTTTAAACTGCACTTGTGTGTGATATTGTCTGTGAGGTATcaacatattttaaatcataCTCACAACTAGACCATCGCCAGAAAGGTTGGGCATAACTTTGAGGATTTAGcatgcaaacaaaacagaaccTAAACACCTTGAAAACAGCTACACTCAGTTCATTTGAGCAGCCCCTGCTGGCAATCCATCCACATCGCATGATACTTCCGTAATTGTAAATTGTGAAACCAAAGCTGGGTAACTTTCGTTTACACTGTCAAGAGTTGCAACACAGTGATCAGTTAAATCAGATACCATATACGTGTGCGTAAGAGGggaaataattatattaattatgttAAACTATCCAGGCTAtacaggaggagacaggctgatcttctgtTACTCCCCTTCTAAAACAGAACttagttttatgtttcattaGTTATTGATTCGTTTGTCAAAGCAAAGCAGTGACAAAATAGTGCAGTCCGTTTCTACACACACTGTTTGATGTAGTATCTTCATAATACATTTACTGGTGAATATAATGCAATCAAGTTGTCGTACTTACATGTTCCCAGATCCTCTATAATGCACAAATATGACTCAGGTTGAGGACCGCTTCAAGTTCAGTCTCCGCCCCTCTGCCCACAAAGTAGATTCAGCAaatttaaagggatagctcactgaaaaatgaaaattcactcattatctatgtatttttcaagatgtttaaatgaagcctcataaactctgtaGCGAATCAAACACTAAAtaaacttcatgtactgatcaggtcctgataacttgtgaaGAGTGTTCATTAGTTAATGTgggagcaggtcagcaggagagaggaggaggacacaggaaactccagctcggtacaaagTTGTTATAGTCACTGCCttcatttaaaagtttgaaagaACTAGAGAACCTCAGTGTCTGAGTATGGAGAATACTCAAAGGAGAATCCCTGGGGAAAAAGTTCTGATGTTGAAGTTGATAGTTTTTGCCAATAAGCAGAGCCCTTTGatttccattgttttttctCAAAACTGAATGTTGATGTTTTCCAAAAGCTTGTCGAGAAAATTGTTTCACACAGCAATACTCCGAGCACCACCACCCAAAACTGATGACACTACTGGGTCCATAGATTTATGCTTCCAAATTCAGACTCtctccatctgtgtttttcaacagaaatccagattcataAAGCCAGACTGTGTTTTCAATCTTAATCTGTCCACTGGGGCCATTTGATGTAAGTCTTAGTTAATTACACTTCATtcacacacaagtaaacacaacagcacattacagtgagaggtgtgtgtgcggTTTGCACACTTTGCGTGCATTAAGGACAATAGACTTGTTTGTTCCCAAAATGAATGCCTGCCGTTTATTGTAAAGGGAACTAGCCTTCAGGCATATGAGGCAAGTCACATCAGGGTTTGTTATGAGAGGCCCTTTGAGAGATAATTAATACTTGGTCTCACACAGACCAGTatactttctcacacacactactatactctctgACATGTACCATCATAGTCTCtcacacattatatatatattaacactatattataataaatataatattttgataatataaatatacatacacaccatagactgtatatacagatacacacattaaaatataGCAGGGTTATGCCTGGGGACACAGTGGTTGTCCCGAGGCAGACAACactagtagtgtgtgtgtgagagagtatgatggtacatgtgagagagtatagtagtgtgtgtgagagagtatgatggtacatgtaagagagtatagaaatgtgtgtgatagagtatgatggtacatgtgagagagtatagtagcatgtgtgagagagtatgatggtcTGTGTGAGCCCAAGTATGAATTATCTCTCAAAGGGCCTCTCATAGTTTCTCAGCACAATTGACTCATTAGATGTCACTTATGTTATTGTGCTTTCTGCATGAATCAAAatgttctcatttgtttttaaccGACATTCCACACTGGAGTAACACCAACGAAAAACCTTTAGAGACATGCTTCATGTATCACAGAGAAATcagtttgatcatttgtttattttaagtaataaaaacattttcatcccCATTTATAGACCATCCATGTGTCTGCATGTTCTGTTTTCTTGCATGAATCATTCCTGCGTTTGATAACCTGCACAACCTCTATCCCTCCAACTTTCCTGTACTGAGAATGTTCGGcctgaagacagaaaacatttaaattcaataacattttaatcGATATATAATGACAATGTTAATGTCGCATAAGCCAACAGATTTTTGGTGTCCAGCCAGTAACACAAGAACAAAGCTTAAGCTGAAATAAGTGAAGTCTCGCTCACTGCAGGTGACATTTTTCACACTTCCTTTTCTGCCTTCCAGAACACACCAATAATCATTTATCCAATATATTTAGTAAGAtcaaaaaaagataaaaagtagaataaaaCAAAGTCATATGAGATCATTACTCGAAAAGCTAAGAGTTTATGTCTAATCCAGCCTATAATTAAAACTGGTATTCAAGATCTAAGATTCACGTTAAACATCCTTAAAATCAGGAGCACTCATGTGCCAATCAAGCAATAcaaaagaaactaaataaaatcattgacagaaaaacatgaaaacgtATTATCACTGAAAGGACAAAGCCATTGGGGCCCAGTGGCAAAGATCTGTAGCATTTTCACCACAATGTTCCTGGTTTGAACGAGACTGTGGACCTCTGCATGTCAGCCACCTTCCTTTAGACTATGATCAGTTCATGATGAAAACGCCCGatgccaaaaaaaacattaaaatcgCTGCATGtaatgtacaaaaaacaaagtcaaagtacactCAAAGAGAACAAGGATaatatcttgatgaaaatgtgtattatagttgtgtaatgtgtatttttgttgtgttattcttGTAACGTGTTGTCATTGTTTGTCATTGACAGTAAGGAACATCTGTTTGAAAACTCAGTTTGGATTTGGGTTGGCTTCCAGTTGACTGTAGAATGTCTCCACCATGTCAAGCTCTACTGAAACAtctaaaaagcaaacaaacaaacgcttattgtgtaaaatatgcACATTATCAATAACGATACAATGAATAATTCTATCATGATATGTTTTCTACCTGGGAATGAGCAGTCATCTGTCCAGAGTGACAGCTCGATTGATTCCATCAGGGTTTCCTCCAGCGTTTCCAAGATTTTCTCCTAAATCAAAACCATCGGTATTACTTTTCACTCACACAGCCAAATTATGTGTTCAAGATTTGCTGAATCATACATGCATTAACTGTTTAGATGTGTATTTAGATTCAGACAGTGACTGGAGCAAAAGCATCTTTCAgaatgatacacacacaaatctgaCATACCCTCAACTTATTTAGTTGCTTCAGCATGTTTTCTTTCGCCATCTGAAACATGGTGTCCTTTTTATCATGTACATGGTCCTTAATGGTGCGCCTCATGTTTTCCAGGGAGCCGGTTCCTGTAATCGTTGCTGCGTCTACAATAAAACACTGTTGTCAAACCCATGTTTCTGTAAAATCATGATGCAAATGTGCATTATTTTAACCACAGGTTGTACATGCTATGATCTTCTTTATCACCTGTATAGCATTTCTGCATGTTTTCCTCGATTGTCGCTGTCAGACTGCTGTAGACTGTTTTCTTATCCTCCCGGATGATTTTTTGGAGTTTTGTCTTGAGTTTGTCCtcctgagagagacagagagagagaaagaaagagagagagagagagagagagagagagagagagagagagagagagagagagagagagagagagagcatcttCAACGTGTTATTGTAAACCTCAAacagtatattaaaaaaaaaagtagggctcaacacaataaaaacatgtatagCCTTTGttaaggaaaaaacaacacaagtgtctctctcacacacacacacacacctctgtcttGAGAAAATGCAGTTGCAGATCAACATCTTTGTAGGTTTTAATCGTCCCCTCTGTGTCCAGTGAAAACGAATCAATGGCGTCCTTGAGTGGTCCACTTTTATCTTCATTTCTGAAAAAGTTGAAATGCTTACATTATATAATACATCCTTTATACCAGGGgtcttcaatgtttttcaggccaaggacccccaaactgatggagagatggagcagggaccccctactatatatatgtgtgcattgctgactgaaagataatgtcttctgcctccatttatccgttcgctgcaatatgttggattcatgttaatgtgtatttaaaggcatttaaatttgtgggaaaaaaattggttgaaatttttcttttattattaaaaaaatataaaaaattctCTAATCAACCAATAAtttcgcggaccccctgttgaaaACCTCTGCTTCATACAATTaaactttgaaaataataaatgtcgTCATTAAGTAATTTCTCACGGGAAGGTCATCCTGAATTCCTCATCAATGCTGCCAGTCAGTTTTGAACTTAAAGTCATGTTGATGTTCTTTTTCCTTCCATTCTTTGCTTTGAAGACGCCATTGTTCATAACAGCAAACTTTAATGTCTTGTGGAAGGCACTACCCTTTTTTCCCTGGGAGgagaacaaatatttttttaacatcaatATATTATTCAAATAGTTATGAAGTGCAAAATAAGTTGTTAaattaaagtataaatacatacagCAACTAACATGGACTTCATCTGTCCTTCGCATGAATCTTGTGATTCTTTAACCCCCTCAGTGAGGCATCGTTCAAAAGTCCTGTAAATCTCATCGATTGCTTTTTGGAGTACTTTGAGTTCATGCCGCATCTTTTCTTCAAGGACGCTGAAAGCCTGCATTTTACTGTcagcctgaaataaaacacaaattcatttgAATTGATGAAATTTACACTAGTCTTGATTTTGAACATtcttgaagaaaacaaaaatcaggtGGGGTAGGAAGGACCTGTAGACTCTTTCAACATTGGTTTGGCATTAAACAAAGTTATTTCACTTTTCCATGTTTAAACTGCATTTGAGCATATACCTATTTGATGTTCATGTTATTTTCTGGGAATATAAATGCCAATGAGGAGGATTTAACACAATGACACAGGTTTCATTACTCGATCTTACCACTCCCCTGCATCTTGTCCCTTGCATCAGAGAGAGAATCCCACGAGCTCCAGACACATAGTTTAATGCCTCTGAGTGATTGTTATTTAGACTTTGCAGAACATCCCGAAGTTTGGGAATTTctataaaaaaacagttttccattaaaatttttatatttcatacttTGGGTCATACTTTAAACTTGACATACAGATGTCATGACATGAAGAAACATTTTACCCACCAGTTTCATCTGGCTGTAGATGTTTGCGTTCAATAAACTCATTGCGGCTCACAGTGAACACTTCGAATGAGAATTGTTTCTGAAAAGAATAAGGGTTTGATGATGAGGCAGGCTTGAATTCAGGACAATCTTTGTTGATCAGATTTTCTGTTGGTCTGCAGAAACTCACGCTGCATTGTGGGTATTGTTTTTTGAATTCTGCGTTCACTTTGCGCTTGGCTACTTGGTTTCTTTTGAGCACAACATCACGGACAGCAGCTCCTGACCTACAAGAAAAGTTTTAGTAAATGAAACAGTCTTTGGAATTGGGGAACTTCTGTAAAGAGCTTTGTGACCATCTGGATATAAACTCTGGATTTTATGTGCAAGGTAGATTCTGAACTACTCTATTGCCTTATCATTTACAGTTATTCTCAATGCTGACACCAGGGTCTGCTCAACCGCAGCACAAGGTCAACAGAAAGTCATACTTTTGGAATCTTAAATGACTTACtgatcatcaacatcatcagacTTGGTGCAGATGAAGTGAATGCGCTGACACTCGCCACCATTTCCCATCAGGCTATTGGCATTTTGCAGGATCTCCCAAGCTTCTTTCTCTGCTACTGCTCGATTAATGTCAGCCACAATCCACACAGTAGAACAACTTCCAACCATCTGACGAGGCATAATATCAAGTTAATTATGAACAATTAATTATCAGTGCTTTGTAATAAATTTCACAGTTTCCAgataatacatacatacaatattaaatacaataaacagtAGTAAATGTGAATAAGTGACCTTTTTCCACATGTTGTCTCTGCTCTTGTTACGGTCTCCATTTCCTGGAAGGTCCACAAGTGTGACATGCTGGAGAAGATCCTTGTTAGGCAACCTGACAGTCACGCATTCCACTAAGGGCCAGTACTGTCTCACTGCATCTATCTCATCGTTTGAGGCACTTATGTATTTGACAATTTTTTCACTTAGCTCTTCAGCCTGAAatagattaataaaaaaatattggaaTTATATTTACACGCACATTCAAAGTatgaagaacagtgaaacactatcattgaaagaaataaagacaaagggTTAAAATTTGATAATTAAACCTGAAGACGAGACAAAAGTAAAATTTTAACTGATAATGAACACTTaggtattttattatttatatatatcaatattttaaacttaaacaaCCTTTCACGGGTGAACGAGTGTAGAGAAATTAATTAGCTcctgttttaatggttttagtTGCATACATGCTTTTGAGTAGAACTAAGAATACACTTTGTATTAGTTGAAACGTAATGACCTGACTTAATATAACTGTTAAAAGACCAACACAAAATCCAAACTTCTGACTCAGTgtgcaaaatataaataaaatacatatacgTTACTTACGGAGTCACATTTCAACGTTTTCTTGTTCGAAGTGAGGAATTCGTGAATTTCTTTGAAATATTTGTTGTCCATGAGTTCGTCAACAGATTTGATTTTCCAATCTTCTCTGTACAGTGCTGTCAGCTTTTCAcgagcatcatcatcatcatcatccagaaGATTCTTGTAAAACCACAACTCCTCTTTCCAATCCtaataaagaaattaattaTCAGGTTAGTTGAATTAAATGGCATATAATGTCTGGCACCTGTATATTTGCAGCTACAATGTAACTTTTCAACttgtaaaaaagtaaagatcAACATACTCACCTCTTTTTTAATGAACTCAATTTCTGCCTCATACTTTTTGCTGTCGTTGTTTGCCTCCACTTTGAACGTGACTGaggtgcatgcacacacacttccagaGGGCAGAAGATTCTTCTCTCCAACGATGGCATTTATCAAAGAGCTCTTTCCAGCCCCGGTTCTTCCAAAGACACCGACCAGCTTCCTTTTTCTTGTCTCCAAATCAGAGATTTTATTCCTGTTGTACATAAGTTTAATTATGGGTTCATTGGCTTTATTAGAAATAACTTCAACTTTATTCAAATGGCACTTGAAACACAACATTATTGatccaaagtgctttacaacacaaaaacaacagtgaaattaaaaacaagaacaaaaatattGTCATTATAATAATCACTACCTACaccaataataacaataataatacacaaCCATTTAGGCACATTGAAAGgctaatgaataaaaacatgttttcagattaCTATTACAAGTTTCAGGGGAGGATCGGATGATGGAaagggagagagttccagagggaaTCCAATTTTACTACCATCACAAAAATAATTGCAGCACCAAGCACATAGTTCAAAAAAGTTGTACTTAGTACTCAGTGTCTGAATTAATCATGGACGTGTTTTGGATGGAACATCAACCAGTCAGACTACCATCTCACATTCCTTTAAAAGGCCTCATGCACTTGTACCTTGGTGGATTGCCATCATGTATTTGTCATAACAAACATGACTCAGTACGTGCTCATTAGTTTTACTcaggaccaaatgaaaatgacagataATATTGCTACtgctttaaatataatttgttacTGTAGTGGAATATagttttagaacataggacaggattgtgaatatcccttgtatgtttgaaggtcttctgcacaagtTAAGATACCAACTGCCAGAAGTtgttagcagatgttagtgaccaccaaCAGTTGTCAGGGACAGATCATCAGTAGTGTATCTAGCATCAACAGTTGTTTTGGCCTTAAAATCACAAGAGCCCCTCTTCTAAGAcagcccaccacaggttgatcagacctgggtgtatGTTCCTaacatcttggggcccagttaAGACTGTTCCTACTGATCAAGAgacattggctgcagcgttctgcagtttcttttatggtctggtgCAGGGCTTGTTCGTGGATtcccagatctttgagcaacgtgatggtggatgttgcattacgacccctgcagccaacctccacagggcgaactattgctttccagcctcGTTGCTCTGCCATAGATGCCATTTCTGCATAccgcagccttttcctctcattcgcttTGTCAACAGCATCGtcccagggtactgtcaattctatTAAGTAGACAACGCGGAGGGTGTTGGACCAGAGTACCAGGTCTGGTCTTTGGATGGTGGTGACGATGTGTGATGGGACTTTTAGCTGCTGGTCTACATCCACCAGCATTTCCCAGTCTCGGGCATGCTCCAACTGCCCACtcctggtcagtggaggaggccctcgCTGTCCCTGTTCCCCTTCTCGGACAAAAGGTGTCTTTGGAACTGCGCTCTGTGTtttggatggcaaggcattggtGGCAGTTCTCTTTGTTTCAATAGTTGCTGCCAGGCATTTGAGAACGTGGTTGTGTCTCCATGTATACCTACCTTGTGTGAGACTTACTTTACAGCATGTGAGGATGTGTTTGAGGGTAGCTCGAGTTGAGCATAGTGAGCAGGATGGATCTTCATTCAGCCACTGCTGGAGGTTTTGGAATGAAAGCAGGAAGCTTCTGCCTGTTTCCATTTCCCACTGCCCCTGTTTTGCCTGAGTGACAGCCTGAGCACATCTTGTTGCCTCCTCCTGCCGGACTTCCAGGCCTACCAACTTTCGGCATTCTGATGGTGGTACCTTGTTCCAAAAAGGCCTACTCTGACCTAGGCCTAAACCGCCCCTTCCTTGTTGAACATGGCCCAAAACGTCAGCATGCTGGAGTGCTGCCTTTGCCTGTTGAGTTGTTACTTTTGGTGTCCATTTCATTCCTGTTGTCAGAGATAGAAATTACTTACTTCAGGAAATCATTGAGCTCTGTCTTCTCTTCATCTTGAAGTTTCATCTGGACGACTTTCATTATGTCTTTCACTTTCCACATTATGGATTCCTCTGccaaatacaaagtaaaaagcTATTAAGCAGGACCCATGAACTATTGTTTCCAAAATTTGcacaatgagaaaacaaagtgCCTCATCAGATTTTGACACCGACCACAgtgcaaaaaaagaaatttcaagaaaataaaaagatctgTTTGTATCTATTTCTATTCATTGAAAATGAGGGCTGCCAGACTGCCACATTTCAAACAGGAGGG
This window harbors:
- the LOC118123011 gene encoding nuclear GTPase SLIP-GC isoform X2, translated to MDDFVRNKLSEWGLSTLIETFKDQEINEGHFYNLEDEEIKELIPKVGPRKTFKRQFKLLKVLPSTSEANDTRNMDMDPREESSQCQSPSVKRKRYNSAAEESIMWKVKDIMKVVQMKLQDEEKTELNDFLKNKISDLETRKRKLVGVFGRTGAGKSSLINAIVGEKNLLPSGSVCACTSVTFKVEANNDSKKYEAEIEFIKKEDWKEELWFYKNLLDDDDDDAREKLTALYREDWKIKSVDELMDNKYFKEIHEFLTSNKKTLKCDSAEELSEKIVKYISASNDEIDAVRQYWPLVECVTVRLPNKDLLQHVTLVDLPGNGDRNKSRDNMWKKMVGSCSTVWIVADINRAVAEKEAWEILQNANSLMGNGGECQRIHFICTKSDDVDDQSGAAVRDVVLKRNQVAKRKVNAEFKKQYPQCSKQFSFEVFTVSRNEFIERKHLQPDETEIPKLRDVLQSLNNNHSEALNYVSGARGILSLMQGTRCRGVADSKMQAFSVLEEKMRHELKVLQKAIDEIYRTFERCLTEGVKESQDSCEGQMKSMLVAGKKGSAFHKTLKFAVMNNGVFKAKNGRKKNINMTLSSKLTGSIDEEFRMTFPNEDKSGPLKDAIDSFSLDTEGTIKTYKDVDLQLHFLKTEEDKLKTKLQKIIREDKKTVYSSLTATIEENMQKCYTDAATITGTGSLENMRRTIKDHVHDKKDTMFQMAKENMLKQLNKLREKILETLEETLMESIELSLWTDDCSFPDVSVELDMVETFYSQLEANPNPN
- the LOC118123011 gene encoding nuclear GTPase SLIP-GC isoform X1 codes for the protein MDDFVRNKLSEWGLSTLIETFKDQEINEGHFYNLEDEEIKELIPKVGPRKTFKRQFKLLKKKYNTTATKQETLNSATQVLPSTSEANDTRNMDMDPREESSQCQSPSVKRKRYNSAAEESIMWKVKDIMKVVQMKLQDEEKTELNDFLKNKISDLETRKRKLVGVFGRTGAGKSSLINAIVGEKNLLPSGSVCACTSVTFKVEANNDSKKYEAEIEFIKKEDWKEELWFYKNLLDDDDDDAREKLTALYREDWKIKSVDELMDNKYFKEIHEFLTSNKKTLKCDSAEELSEKIVKYISASNDEIDAVRQYWPLVECVTVRLPNKDLLQHVTLVDLPGNGDRNKSRDNMWKKMVGSCSTVWIVADINRAVAEKEAWEILQNANSLMGNGGECQRIHFICTKSDDVDDQSGAAVRDVVLKRNQVAKRKVNAEFKKQYPQCSKQFSFEVFTVSRNEFIERKHLQPDETEIPKLRDVLQSLNNNHSEALNYVSGARGILSLMQGTRCRGVADSKMQAFSVLEEKMRHELKVLQKAIDEIYRTFERCLTEGVKESQDSCEGQMKSMLVAGKKGSAFHKTLKFAVMNNGVFKAKNGRKKNINMTLSSKLTGSIDEEFRMTFPNEDKSGPLKDAIDSFSLDTEGTIKTYKDVDLQLHFLKTEEDKLKTKLQKIIREDKKTVYSSLTATIEENMQKCYTDAATITGTGSLENMRRTIKDHVHDKKDTMFQMAKENMLKQLNKLREKILETLEETLMESIELSLWTDDCSFPDVSVELDMVETFYSQLEANPNPN
- the LOC118123011 gene encoding nuclear GTPase SLIP-GC isoform X3, with product MWKVKDIMKVVQMKLQDEEKTELNDFLKNKISDLETRKRKLVGVFGRTGAGKSSLINAIVGEKNLLPSGSVCACTSVTFKVEANNDSKKYEAEIEFIKKEDWKEELWFYKNLLDDDDDDAREKLTALYREDWKIKSVDELMDNKYFKEIHEFLTSNKKTLKCDSAEELSEKIVKYISASNDEIDAVRQYWPLVECVTVRLPNKDLLQHVTLVDLPGNGDRNKSRDNMWKKMVGSCSTVWIVADINRAVAEKEAWEILQNANSLMGNGGECQRIHFICTKSDDVDDQSGAAVRDVVLKRNQVAKRKVNAEFKKQYPQCSKQFSFEVFTVSRNEFIERKHLQPDETEIPKLRDVLQSLNNNHSEALNYVSGARGILSLMQGTRCRGVADSKMQAFSVLEEKMRHELKVLQKAIDEIYRTFERCLTEGVKESQDSCEGQMKSMLVAGKKGSAFHKTLKFAVMNNGVFKAKNGRKKNINMTLSSKLTGSIDEEFRMTFPNEDKSGPLKDAIDSFSLDTEGTIKTYKDVDLQLHFLKTEEDKLKTKLQKIIREDKKTVYSSLTATIEENMQKCYTDAATITGTGSLENMRRTIKDHVHDKKDTMFQMAKENMLKQLNKLREKILETLEETLMESIELSLWTDDCSFPDVSVELDMVETFYSQLEANPNPN